The following proteins are encoded in a genomic region of Oncorhynchus gorbuscha isolate QuinsamMale2020 ecotype Even-year linkage group LG11, OgorEven_v1.0, whole genome shotgun sequence:
- the LOC124048580 gene encoding protein FAM163B-like, translated as MTAGTVVITGGILATVILLCIIAVLCYCRLQYYCCKKEESESEEEEPDFAVTSRLPPVHANHTIVAASAAASNPNGPALFTPPLARKLTRSQTFCPSCTHHELPFYLQHPDGLRNGGDRISYRSVQQHDLDLPLEIPSYHKLNLTRSVTMRDMFNRSCSISTDV; from the exons ATGACAGCCGGGACAGTGGTCATCACAGGCGGTATTTTAGCTACAGTTATCTTACTGTGCATCATCGCAgtactgtgttactgtaggctGCAG TATTATTGCTGTAAGAAAGAGGAGTCTGAGTCGGAGGAGGAGGAGCCCGACTTCGCGGTGACGTCCCGCCTCCCGCCTGTACACGCCAACCACACCATCGTGGCGGCGTCGGCCGCCGCCTCCAACCCCAACGGCCCCGCCCTCTTCACCCCGCCGTTGGCGCGTAAACTGACGCGCTCGCAGACATTCTGCCCGTCGTGCACGCACCATGAGCTGCCCTTCTACCTGCAGCACCCAGACGGACTGCGGAACGGCGGAGACCGCATCAGCTACCGCAGTGTCCAGCAACACGACCTGGACCTGCCCTTAGAAATCCCCAGCTACCACAAACTCAACCTGACACGGTCGGTCACTATGAGGGACATGTTCAACCGCAGCTGCAGCATCAGCACTGACGTTTAG